One stretch of Euphorbia lathyris chromosome 7, ddEupLath1.1, whole genome shotgun sequence DNA includes these proteins:
- the LOC136235832 gene encoding probable cinnamyl alcohol dehydrogenase 6: MARKTPNNTLTVSGWAAHDSTGNITPYVFKRRENGINDVTIKILYCGICHTDLHHARDDWGITMYPVVPGHEITGIITKVGSNVEKFKVGDRVGVGCLAASCLDCDFCNTSQENYCDQIQLTYNGIFWDGSITYGGYSETFVADYRYVVRIPENMALDAAAPLLCAGITVFSPMKDQNLLEMKGKRIGIVGLGGLGHVAVKFGKAFGHHVTVISTSPSKENEAKQRLGADDFIVSTDLKQMQAGKRSLDVILDTVSANHSLGPLLELLKVNGTLVLVGAPDKPVELPSFPLIFGKRSVKGSMTGGIKETQEMMDLCGKYNIVCDIEVVKPDQINQAFDRLAKNDVRYRFVIDIAGGSSKI, encoded by the exons ATGGCTCGTAAAACACCCAATAACACCCTAACTGTTTCTGGCTGGGCAGCTCATGATTCTACCGGCAATATCACCCCTTACGTTTTCAAAAGAAG AGAAAATGGGATAAATGATGTGACAATAAAGATCTTATACTGTGGAATTTGCCATACCGATCTCCACCACGCGCGAGACGACTGGGGGATAACCATGTATCCTGTTGTACCAGG GCATGAGATTACTGGAATCATCACAAAAGTAGGAAGCAATGTGGAGAAATTCAAAGTAGGAGATAGAGTGGGAGTTGGATGCTTAGCAGCTTCATGCTTGGACTGCGATTTCTGCAATACGTCGCAGGAAAATTACTGCGACCAGATACAGTTGACTTATAACGGTATTTTCTGGGACGGTAGTATTACCTATGGCGGCTACTCTGAAACTTTTGTTGCAGATTACAG GTATGTGGTACGGATACCGGAGAACATGGCGTTGGATGCCGCGGCGCCACTTCTGTGTGCAGGAATTACTGTATTTAGTCCGATGAAAGACCAAAATCTGCTGGAGATGAAGGGGAAAAGGATTGGGATAGTAGGTCTGGGAGGTCTTGGACATGTTGCTGTGAAATTCGGCAAGGCTTTTGGTCACCATGTTACCGTCATTAGTACCTCTCCGTCTAAAGAAAATGAGGCTAAACAACGTTTGGGCGCTGATGATTTCATTGTCAGCACCGATCTTAAACAAATGCAG GCAGGGAAGAGAAGCCTAGATGTAATATTGGACACTGTTTCAGCAAACCATTCTCTAGGGCCACTTTTGGAATTACTCAAAGTGAACGGAACGTTGGTGCTAGTGGGTGCGCCAGATAAGCCCGTGGAGCTGCCTTCTTTCCCTTTGATATTTG GGAAGAGATCGGTGAAGGGTAGCATGACCGGAGGAATAAAGGAAACGCAAGAGATGATGGATTTGTGTGGGAAATATAATATTGTATGCGATATTGAAGTTGTGAAACCGGACCAAATCAACCAAGCCTTTGATCGTCTTGCCAAAAATGATGTCCggtaccgttttgtgattgacATTGCCGGAGGATCTTCAAAGATTTAG